A single region of the Nomia melanderi isolate GNS246 chromosome 12, iyNomMela1, whole genome shotgun sequence genome encodes:
- the LOC116426387 gene encoding uncharacterized protein LOC116426387 yields MTAPSPRNPMYALCLLAAICVRQYVQTRSDQPLTKGLSVQPPSAVLTKPNESCLKSVITDSTWKAADEKYQKIKQADSLVECVQNFYKRVRRFVQNAGTNVTVSKTSDAFDLNGTSNVLDSILYLTSTVGTKWIA; encoded by the exons ATGACCGCTCCTTCGCCGAGGAATCCGATGTACGCGCTGTGTCTGTTAGCAGCGATCTGCGTACGTCAATATGTACAAACCAG GAGTGATCAGCCACTGACAAAAGGTTTGTCAGTGCAACCTCCGTCAGCAGTCCTGACGAAACCGAATGAGTCATGCCTGAAGTCGGTGATCACCGATTCGACTTGGAAAGCTGCTGATGAGAAGtatcagaaaataaaacaaGCGGATTCCTTGGTCGAGTGCgttcaaaatttctataaacGAGTGCGTCGGTTCGTGCAGAATGCTGGGACAAACGTGACA GTATCAAAGACATCGGACGCTTTCGATCTGAATGGCACGAGCAACGTCCTTGATTCTATCCTGTATTTAACGAGCACCGTCGGAACTAAATGGATAGCTTGA